One Brassica napus cultivar Da-Ae chromosome A5, Da-Ae, whole genome shotgun sequence DNA window includes the following coding sequences:
- the LOC106347197 gene encoding uncharacterized protein At4g28440-like produces the protein MSSAPTASNTTDNSQQRPPRQRNGPPPPRRQGRNPPPQTRARYQQTNQGLQEKKKPVFVKVDQLKPGTSGHTLTVKVVDQNPVTQKPGAASSHLRPVRIAECLVGDETASILFTARNDQVDLMKPGTTVNLRNAKIDMFKGSMRLAVDKWGRIEVTEPADITVKEDNNLSLVEYELVNVE, from the exons ATGTCTTCAGCTCCAACTGCATCGAACACCACCGACAACTCTCAGCAAAGACCACCCCGGCAACGAAACGGACCGCCTCCGCCGCGGCGACAGGGGAGAAACCCGCCGCCTCAGACGCGTGCTCGGTATCAGCAGACGAATCAGGGCTtgcaggagaagaagaagcctgTGTTCGTCAAGGTGGATCAGCTCAAACCAGGCACGAGCGGTCACACCTTGACTGTTAAAGTCGTCGATCAGAATCCCGTTACTCAGAAGCCAGGCGCTGCTTCTTCTCACCTCCGACCTGTTAGGATCGCTGAGTGCCTTGTCGGAGACGAGACTGCTTCCATCCTCTTCACCGCTCGCAACGATCAAG TGGACTTGATGAAGCCAGGAACTACTGTGAATCTCCGGAATGCGAAGATAGATATGTTCAAGGGATCAATGAGGCTTGCTGTTGACAAATGGGGTCGCATTGAGGTCACTGAACCGGCTGACATAACCGTTAAAGAAGATAACAACTTGTCTCTTGTGGAGTACGAGCTAGTTAATGTTGAGTAG